gcttggaatttcttggaattgcaagcatgttttcaaacaaaatCAAGGAAGATTGGTGAAGATTTTTGTAtggtagaaataaaattagagtAGAATTGAGAGATCAGAGTTAGGAGGATTCACGATTTCGCGCAAACTATGGTAAGTAGTCGAATTTGTTGATGGTAATAAAGTTTGATTATAGGATGAGGAGAAGAGGTGAGTAGTATTTGTTGGCTCGTTTACATATGTGTAGATTCCTCAGAGATCAAGAGCATCATCAAATTGGAGAAATGCTTGAATAAAGAGGAGTTGGACTGGAAAGAAAGATGAGGTGTTTGTAGATGAGAGATGAGATCCACTCTTATAACCACTTTACAGTGATTTGTTGTGTTGTAATATTCATGATCTATTGCAAATAATTGTTACATACAGAAGGCTGGGTAACGGTATGGATtttaataacaataaaattGCTTCCACTTTAGACCACTTCTGAATTTTTAATCCTGTTCCTTAAGATTGTGCACTTCGGTATCCAAATGAGTAGTTCACCATATTCATATGACACGTCGCAGCTGCTATTTAAGCACCTCTTTGTTATGAAAGCACTTCAATGTGGGATTCTATGGTACTTATTCTGCATGCAAATAGATGATGGACTTCATCGAATTTTGATTGCTTTGTCTAGGTcttagaaaatattaaaaaatatttctaaataactAACCAGAGAAAACTTTTAAgttctttttttcctcaaattAGTACTTCTTCTGACTTCTGAGGGGATTCTGCAGTTTTCGCTCTTCATTAAAATATTCTGCAACTCAAATTCAGTATAGTACTTCATATGTAATTTGTTCGTTGAAAAAGATCTATTTTATGTAATTactatctcattttttttagttttttctaaATTCGAATGATGAATATCCAGGGATGGAAGCAGTGGGAGTTGTGACTGCAGTGGGCCCTGGATTGACGGGCCGCAAAGTAGGGAATGTCGTAGCATATGCCGGTAATCCGATGGGTTCTTATGCTGAGGAGCAGATCCTTCCGGCAAGTGTTGCAGTTCCTGTCCCATCTTCCATTGACTTCAGTGTTGCAGCAGCTGTTATGCTTAAGGGCATGACTGCTCAAGTTTTACTGCGCCGTGTCTTCAAGGTCGGTTTTCTCCACTCCTGAGTTCTTAGACCTCCTTTAATCTATTAATACTTTTTTATCTCTTATCCTTTAAGGTTCTTCTTATGTAATAAATAGTTCTGAACGGGTACAGAACTGTCAGTAGTGTTGCATCTGTCTTTTGGGGCTCTACAATGCAGAAATACACATAATTTACATCTCAAGACCAGATTAATTGTTCTTATTCTTATTAGAGACTCAATAACTTCTGTTCTCACTGAAGTCTTTTCATTAGGCACTCTTCACCTATACTCCTCAGAGGGATATACACCAGCAtttcaaattttcttatatGCCTGAAGTTTAAAGAACTTTTAGTGAGTGGTAATTTATGCAATAGGAGTTCATAGCCTTGTCATATGTAGCATGCTACTTGTTAAAGGTTCAAAGTGAATTTTGGAGATGAATCTCTGTCAATCTTATTCTTGCTTTAATCAATGATAACCTTCTGGATAATTCTAAAAGTTATAACTGGCTGAGTCTATTTCTAATGCTAATGCAGGTTGAGCGAGGCCACACAGTTCTCATCCTAGCTGCTGCTGGTGGCGTTGGTTCGTTACTATGCCAGTGGGCGAATGCCCTCGGGGCCACCGTCATTGGCACTGTTTCAAATGAAGAGAAAGCTGCTCAAGCTGCTCAAGATGGATGCCACCATGTGATAATATATACAAAGGAAGACTTTGAGGCCAAAGTCCATGAGATCACATCTGGGAAAGGAGTCAATGTTGTCTATGATTCTGTTGGAAAAGACACATTCCAGgtataatatataatcaattTTTTCACATTCATGTCTTCTCGATCTTTGTTAAAACAGCCGTTGTTCAAATTCTATGCATAAAAGAATAGCCAAAGGTGCCACATTTTTTAAACATTAAGCAGACCTTTTCTTTCCCCCCTGTTTGGTCACTTATAGAtttgtttcaaattttataataagttCAATTACTATTAATTGAATTCCCTTATAAAGTGGAAGAGGGCATGCCCTGCTCAAACTTTCTTTTGGTAAGAAGAAGTTTCTCCATAAATGATATGTAGAATACAAGTTAAAAGGGGAAATCTATTCTGTAATGAGATAAAATCACGAGTAACTCTTACAAGTAAGTTCTGTTATGTAGAAATCCTTAGCATGCTTGGCGTCGCGAGGGTATATGGTCAATTTTGGGCAGTCATCGGGCAGGCCAGATCCCATCCCTTTGAGTGATCTTGCTGCAAAATCTTTGTTCCTTACTAGGCCGAGTCTAATGCATTACACCTCTACTCGCGATGAGTTACTTGAATCTGCAGGCGAGGTCTTTGCAAATGTCGCATCTGGGGTGCTGCGTATTCGCGTGAACCATACATATCCGCTATCTGAAGCAGCACGTGCTCACGCAGATCTCGAGGCGCGGAAAACTTCAGGTTCCATA
This genomic interval from Ananas comosus cultivar F153 linkage group 8, ASM154086v1, whole genome shotgun sequence contains the following:
- the LOC109714465 gene encoding uncharacterized protein LOC109714465: MSTARVLFNQSVNPFLSINARRLLTPKPELKPYTSLRSIRASSSSSSSSSSSSSSAMVKVIRVHELGGPEVLKWEEVEIGEPKEGEIRVKNKAIGVNFIDVYFRKGVYNAPLPFTPGMEAVGVVTAVGPGLTGRKVGNVVAYAGNPMGSYAEEQILPASVAVPVPSSIDFSVAAAVMLKGMTAQVLLRRVFKVERGHTVLILAAAGGVGSLLCQWANALGATVIGTVSNEEKAAQAAQDGCHHVIIYTKEDFEAKVHEITSGKGVNVVYDSVGKDTFQKSLACLASRGYMVNFGQSSGRPDPIPLSDLAAKSLFLTRPSLMHYTSTRDELLESAGEVFANVASGVLRIRVNHTYPLSEAARAHADLEARKTSGSIVLFPDN